The following are encoded in a window of Thermoanaerobacter ethanolicus JW 200 genomic DNA:
- a CDS encoding 50S ribosomal protein L25/general stress protein Ctc, translating into MQAISIEAIKRDTGKNAARRLKNQGYIPAILYGKGMAESIPLAVEYNALQRLLQKHGRNVLLNVIVDGSTHNAVIKEIQEDTLKGKIIHVDFQRVSMYEEIEATVPLKFEGIGLIESRGGIVQHQLWELTVESLPDKIPQEIVVDLSNLEIGDTLFVKDIQVPEGVKVVDDPDEIVVSVLAPRESEEEEAEEEATETAKESE; encoded by the coding sequence ATGCAAGCAATCAGTATCGAAGCTATAAAAAGAGATACTGGTAAAAATGCAGCTCGCCGTTTGAAAAATCAAGGCTATATTCCTGCTATTTTATATGGCAAGGGTATGGCGGAGAGCATTCCTTTGGCAGTGGAATATAACGCGCTTCAAAGGTTGCTACAAAAACATGGAAGGAATGTCCTCCTCAATGTGATTGTGGATGGTTCTACTCATAATGCGGTTATTAAAGAAATTCAAGAAGATACTTTGAAAGGGAAAATAATTCATGTGGATTTCCAAAGAGTGTCAATGTATGAAGAAATTGAAGCTACTGTTCCGTTGAAATTTGAGGGAATAGGCCTTATTGAAAGTAGAGGTGGAATTGTACAGCATCAACTTTGGGAGTTGACAGTGGAAAGCTTACCCGACAAAATTCCTCAAGAAATTGTTGTGGATTTAAGCAATTTAGAGATTGGAGATACACTTTTTGTAAAAGATATACAAGTTCCTGAGGGAGTAAAAGTTGTAGATGACCCTGATGAGATTGTAGTTTCTGTATTGGCACCGAGAGAAAGTGAAGAAGAAGAGGCAGAAGAAGAGGCTACTGAAACAGCAAAAGAAAGTGAATAA
- a CDS encoding HEAT repeat domain-containing protein, with protein sequence MDDGMEYLGAKRMKDKDKNFKRELFKYYISETNAKLIGEKIQLLSTLHQSALASLEKDIVELGRNILSEGQNPIEMIVYSAKALDLRQEEIFKRMVRILKNISNNSLEARDALITILQEWEWEEQIKLVIQTLREIKEIRAYEQLITLLENDNLKEIAAETLIELGEKKCIPHILNMVNSLNRFNSRERNFAFRILTKLTVLGDEAVKQIIEKYLDNENSSLNIVYSNVIANLKEKAVENIAELLYEERYSQKAAITLGKMRTSIATEYLLKAYYDPSVKNKMNIVIGLGYTKDERCANIMLEILKEENQSLELKACAITSLANLQILEAKPMIKQFLENNYLAINAYSALVQLGEIKYLSNLFYYIVKPGFSVEELLNAIKEIKRLKGLRNSDINRQIAEGIKYIIKNDDGYACINALKIIETNLDEEIAQELIQKLKNTAKEEIQYLIYKILGKNAKGLKNIIDEKIFSDAMESNSARIRYLAQKIVEENYKKTDKLIKM encoded by the coding sequence ATGGATGATGGAATGGAATATTTGGGAGCAAAAAGGATGAAGGATAAAGATAAAAACTTTAAAAGAGAACTATTTAAATATTATATTAGCGAAACTAATGCAAAACTTATTGGAGAAAAAATTCAATTGCTATCTACTCTTCACCAATCTGCACTAGCTTCTTTAGAAAAAGACATTGTTGAATTAGGGAGAAATATTTTATCAGAGGGGCAAAATCCAATTGAGATGATAGTATATAGTGCAAAAGCTTTGGATTTAAGACAAGAGGAAATTTTTAAAAGAATGGTGAGAATTCTCAAAAATATATCAAATAACAGCTTAGAGGCCCGCGATGCTCTTATCACTATTTTGCAAGAATGGGAATGGGAAGAACAAATTAAACTTGTCATTCAAACGCTTAGAGAAATAAAAGAAATAAGGGCTTATGAGCAATTAATTACACTTTTAGAAAATGATAATTTAAAGGAAATAGCAGCAGAAACTCTTATAGAATTGGGAGAGAAAAAATGCATTCCTCATATATTGAATATGGTTAATTCTCTTAATAGATTTAATAGCAGAGAAAGAAATTTTGCTTTTAGAATTTTAACAAAGCTTACTGTGCTAGGAGATGAGGCAGTAAAGCAGATAATAGAAAAATATTTGGACAATGAAAATAGCAGCTTGAATATTGTATATTCTAATGTTATAGCGAATCTAAAGGAAAAGGCAGTTGAAAATATTGCAGAGTTGCTATATGAGGAGAGATATAGTCAAAAAGCTGCGATAACATTAGGGAAAATGAGGACGAGCATTGCTACAGAGTATTTACTTAAGGCTTATTATGATCCTAGCGTAAAAAACAAAATGAATATAGTAATTGGGTTAGGGTATACGAAAGATGAAAGATGTGCAAATATAATGTTGGAAATTTTGAAAGAAGAAAATCAATCGTTAGAGTTAAAGGCTTGTGCTATTACTTCTTTAGCAAATTTGCAAATATTAGAAGCAAAACCTATGATAAAACAGTTTTTAGAAAATAATTATTTGGCTATTAATGCTTATTCGGCTTTGGTTCAGTTGGGAGAGATAAAATATCTAAGTAATTTATTCTATTATATTGTAAAACCAGGTTTTTCTGTAGAGGAATTATTAAATGCAATAAAAGAAATTAAAAGATTGAAGGGGCTTAGGAACAGTGACATAAATAGGCAAATTGCGGAAGGGATAAAGTATATTATTAAAAATGATGATGGTTATGCTTGTATAAACGCTTTAAAAATAATAGAAACAAATCTCGACGAGGAAATAGCACAAGAATTAATACAAAAATTAAAAAACACTGCAAAGGAAGAAATACAGTATTTGATTTATAAAATTTTAGGCAAAAATGCGAAAGGATTAAAAAATATAATTGATGAAAAAATATTTAGTGATGCAATGGAAAGCAATAGTGCTAGGATTAGGTATTTAGCACAAAAAATCGTTGAAGAGAACTATAAAAAAACAGACAAGCTCATTAAAATGTGA
- a CDS encoding HAD family hydrolase: MIKAIIFDMDGVIIDSEPIHIKLEEELFKSLGVEISEDEHLTFVGTSSYYMWRKIKERFNLSQSVEELVEVDRKRYLEHVLKTGEIIPIEGITETVKKLFEKEYKLAVASSSPIDVIELVVKKLGIDKCFEVLVSGDYVKNSKPAPDIFLYTADKLKVKPHECVVIEDSYNGVYGAKKAGMKVIGFKNPNSGNQDLSEADFIISSLGEELLEIIDELNNDGRCCKN, encoded by the coding sequence GTGATTAAAGCAATTATCTTTGACATGGACGGTGTAATTATTGACAGTGAGCCAATACACATTAAATTAGAAGAGGAATTATTCAAAAGTTTAGGAGTAGAGATAAGTGAAGACGAACATTTGACATTTGTAGGGACTTCTTCTTATTACATGTGGAGGAAAATTAAAGAAAGATTTAATCTTTCTCAAAGCGTAGAAGAGCTTGTAGAAGTAGATAGAAAAAGGTATTTAGAGCATGTCTTGAAAACAGGCGAAATAATTCCTATAGAAGGTATAACAGAGACGGTAAAAAAGCTTTTTGAGAAAGAGTATAAATTAGCTGTTGCTTCTTCCTCTCCTATAGATGTGATAGAATTAGTTGTGAAAAAGTTGGGAATTGATAAATGCTTTGAGGTGCTTGTATCTGGAGACTATGTAAAAAATAGCAAACCAGCACCAGATATATTTTTATATACAGCAGACAAATTAAAAGTAAAACCCCATGAGTGTGTTGTAATTGAGGATTCATATAATGGAGTTTATGGTGCTAAAAAAGCAGGGATGAAAGTGATAGGTTTTAAAAATCCTAATTCCGGAAATCAGGACTTATCAGAAGCTGATTTTATTATAAGTTCTTTAGGAGAAGAATTATTAGAAATTATAGATGAATTAAACAATGATGGAAGATGTTGTAAAAACTAA
- a CDS encoding cell division protein FtsA, whose product MDNRDIIFALDIGTRVVVGIVGIENNGKFQVLAVEQMEHESRAMFDGQVHDIDKVANVVEKIKRRLEDSLNIKLTEVCIAAAGRSLKTQSARAEKNIDEEHEITVEDIDNLELEALEIAQNSIVSQSGVTKYHTVGYTVSNYYLNSFPITNLKGHKGREIAVEILATFLPYDVVEGLYAAVKKAGLEVSYITLEPIAAINVAIPPEIRMLNIALVDIGAGTSDIAISKEGNIIAYSMVPYAGDEITESIATHFLTDFNTAEKIKKSTKKEIKFKDVLNIEHKITKEEVMEIIAPQVKVLAQKICNEIIKYNGKSPSAVFLVGGSSNLPNLPEEIASILNLPINRVSVRDIKSVEILDYKGKTLKGPESITPIGIAYSAMINKRKDFIKVSIDNETIKIFNIKNPTVMDALVAINYDSKNLIVQNGKDLVFNLNGQKIVVKGEEGTPPKIYVNDSLANLKTPIKDGDEITIIKGQKGQDATITAGELLKQQKGKIIFVNDSKVDQNYVIKNGDEIVIKEDLTSFVVTVNGKEVVLKGKEEYLFVDVFNFIDLKLDNNKVPEMKLNGRRASYTDILKPGDNIEIEI is encoded by the coding sequence ATGGATAACCGTGATATTATTTTTGCTCTTGACATTGGGACAAGGGTAGTTGTAGGGATAGTTGGAATTGAAAATAATGGGAAATTCCAAGTGCTTGCTGTTGAACAGATGGAACATGAAAGTAGGGCAATGTTTGATGGGCAAGTTCATGATATAGATAAAGTTGCTAATGTTGTTGAAAAAATAAAGAGAAGGCTTGAAGACTCTTTAAATATAAAATTGACAGAAGTATGTATTGCGGCGGCGGGAAGGTCTTTAAAAACTCAATCTGCGAGAGCGGAAAAAAATATTGATGAAGAGCACGAAATAACGGTAGAAGATATAGACAATCTCGAGTTGGAAGCTCTTGAGATTGCACAAAATTCCATTGTTTCTCAATCAGGGGTTACAAAATATCATACCGTCGGTTATACAGTATCCAATTATTACTTAAATAGTTTTCCTATTACCAATTTAAAAGGACATAAAGGCCGTGAAATAGCAGTAGAAATTTTAGCTACTTTTCTTCCTTACGATGTAGTAGAAGGGCTCTATGCTGCAGTAAAAAAAGCTGGGTTGGAAGTTTCATATATCACGTTAGAGCCTATAGCAGCAATAAATGTGGCAATTCCACCTGAAATTCGGATGTTGAATATAGCTCTTGTAGATATAGGAGCAGGTACTTCTGATATTGCTATATCAAAAGAAGGAAACATAATAGCGTATTCTATGGTGCCTTATGCCGGTGATGAAATTACGGAATCAATTGCTACCCATTTCCTCACCGATTTTAATACTGCTGAGAAAATAAAAAAAAGCACAAAAAAAGAAATCAAATTTAAAGACGTGTTAAATATAGAGCACAAAATAACAAAAGAAGAAGTAATGGAAATTATAGCGCCACAAGTTAAAGTTTTGGCGCAAAAGATATGCAACGAAATTATAAAATATAATGGTAAAAGCCCTTCTGCGGTATTTTTAGTCGGTGGCAGTAGTAATCTTCCTAATTTGCCTGAAGAAATAGCATCTATATTGAATTTACCTATAAATAGAGTATCTGTACGAGATATAAAATCAGTAGAAATTTTAGATTACAAAGGGAAGACGTTAAAAGGCCCTGAAAGCATAACTCCAATAGGAATAGCTTACTCTGCAATGATAAATAAGAGAAAGGACTTTATAAAAGTTTCTATTGACAATGAAACAATAAAGATTTTTAACATAAAAAATCCCACGGTAATGGATGCTTTAGTTGCTATAAACTATGACTCTAAAAATTTAATTGTACAAAATGGCAAAGATTTAGTTTTCAATCTTAACGGCCAAAAAATCGTTGTTAAAGGTGAAGAAGGAACACCTCCCAAAATATATGTAAATGATTCATTAGCAAATTTAAAAACTCCTATAAAGGATGGAGACGAAATAACAATTATAAAAGGGCAAAAAGGGCAAGATGCTACAATAACTGCTGGTGAACTACTAAAGCAGCAAAAAGGGAAAATAATTTTTGTAAATGATTCAAAAGTGGACCAAAATTATGTTATAAAAAATGGGGATGAGATAGTTATAAAAGAAGATTTAACAAGTTTTGTTGTAACAGTAAATGGGAAAGAAGTAGTGTTAAAGGGGAAAGAAGAGTATCTGTTTGTAGACGTATTTAATTTTATAGATTTGAAACTGGATAATAACAAAGTGCCAGAAATGAAACTTAATGGAAGGCGTGCCTCCTATACAGATATATTGAAGCCAGGAGATAATATTGAAATTGAAATATAA
- a CDS encoding ATP-dependent metallopeptidase FtsH/Yme1/Tma family protein, with translation MKKNLHIVILVLSIFINLLFIYIFISEVKPDLNLNLSFILTAAVIVVTYLLFKNKFSELMPVNYNNITETNEDASHRKTNITFKDVAGLDEVIDELKVIIDFMTNTEKYNKMGAKIPKGILFYGPPGTGKTLLATALAGETNSTFISASGSEFVEKYVGVGASRIRALFAKAKKSAPSIIFIDEIDAVGTKRNTDNNSEKDQTLNQLLVEMDGFNSNEGIIVIGATNRIDMLDEALLRPGRFDRTIHIGAPNMKARLEILKVHTRNKPLDETVSLSELARKTHGMTGAHLATMCNEAAILAVMKNKSKIGKEEFEEALERVIAGLKKKNPSVLEKEQTIAAYHEAGHALIGKILNVNTIEKISIVPRGEALGYVLNFPKDDAFLLTKTELKNKITMLLGGRASEEIIFNEISTGAENDLKEATKIAYQMVCNYGMSELGNRVFDLHMLKSTEIVDKEIDKIINSCYILAKKILLENKHKVIAIAEKLLEKESITKEELEALWEEENTLCV, from the coding sequence ATGAAAAAGAATTTACACATTGTTATTTTGGTGCTTTCTATCTTTATAAATTTACTTTTTATTTACATTTTTATCTCAGAAGTAAAACCAGATCTAAATCTCAACCTTTCTTTTATCTTGACAGCAGCAGTAATTGTTGTAACCTACCTACTATTTAAAAATAAATTTTCGGAGCTCATGCCTGTAAACTATAACAATATCACTGAGACAAATGAAGATGCCAGTCATCGAAAAACCAATATCACTTTTAAGGATGTGGCAGGCTTAGACGAAGTGATCGATGAATTAAAAGTTATAATCGACTTTATGACAAATACAGAAAAGTACAACAAAATGGGAGCGAAAATTCCTAAGGGTATATTATTTTACGGGCCACCAGGTACAGGAAAAACTCTTTTGGCTACGGCATTAGCTGGTGAAACCAATTCTACTTTTATAAGTGCCTCCGGTTCAGAATTTGTAGAGAAATATGTAGGAGTAGGTGCAAGTCGCATAAGAGCTCTTTTCGCAAAAGCAAAAAAAAGCGCTCCCAGTATTATTTTTATAGATGAGATAGATGCTGTGGGAACAAAGAGAAACACCGATAACAATTCAGAAAAAGATCAAACTTTAAATCAACTGTTGGTAGAAATGGATGGTTTTAATAGCAACGAAGGGATTATAGTCATAGGAGCAACTAATAGAATTGACATGTTAGACGAAGCTTTACTGAGGCCTGGAAGATTCGATAGAACTATACACATTGGAGCACCTAATATGAAAGCAAGGTTGGAAATATTAAAGGTACATACCCGCAATAAACCCCTTGACGAAACTGTATCTTTATCCGAATTAGCTCGAAAAACTCATGGTATGACAGGCGCACATCTGGCTACTATGTGCAACGAAGCAGCAATACTGGCTGTGATGAAAAATAAAAGTAAAATTGGAAAAGAAGAGTTTGAAGAAGCGTTAGAGCGCGTAATCGCAGGTCTTAAAAAGAAAAATCCTTCTGTATTAGAAAAAGAACAAACTATTGCTGCGTACCACGAAGCGGGTCACGCTCTTATTGGAAAAATTTTAAACGTAAATACTATAGAAAAAATTTCAATCGTTCCTCGAGGCGAAGCATTAGGATATGTATTGAACTTTCCTAAAGACGATGCCTTTTTATTAACAAAAACAGAATTGAAAAATAAAATAACCATGCTTTTAGGAGGTAGAGCTTCTGAGGAAATAATATTCAATGAAATTTCAACAGGAGCCGAAAATGACTTAAAAGAAGCTACGAAAATTGCCTATCAGATGGTTTGCAATTATGGAATGAGTGAATTGGGAAACAGGGTTTTTGACTTACACATGTTAAAATCCACAGAAATTGTCGATAAAGAAATTGACAAAATTATAAATAGCTGTTATATACTTGCCAAAAAAATATTGCTGGAAAATAAACATAAAGTTATTGCGATAGCCGAAAAGCTTTTAGAAAAAGAATCAATTACAAAAGAAGAATTAGAAGCATTATGGGAAGAAGAAAATACTTTATGCGTATGA
- a CDS encoding IS256-like element ISTwi1 family transposase, which produces MSLLTKEQLRNFISENNIQSIPDLYTSLKNLFKDTIQEILEAELSTELGYERYDKKDKDTQNSRNGYTQKTVKTQFGEMEIDIPRDRQGEFEPKIVPKYKRDISGIEEKVIALYARGMSTRDIHDQIKDLYGIELSAEMVSKITERIVPEIKEWQSRPLEKIYTFIFMDAIHYKVRTDGHIINRAAYVVLGVTIEGIKDVLGIWIGENESSRFWLGVLNELKNRGVEDVLVFSVDGLTGIKEAIQAAFPKSEIQRCIIHQLRNCFKYVSYKHLKEFSKDFKAVYQAANEEIARDEFEKLKNKWQNLYPYAIKSWENNWDVLSPFYKFPEEVRKIMYTTNIIEGFHRQLRKVTKSKTIFPSDEALEKMLYLVTMNVLKKWTVRYKNWDIVLNQLIIMYPGRLEKYL; this is translated from the coding sequence ATGTCACTATTGACAAAAGAACAATTAAGAAATTTCATTAGTGAAAACAATATTCAATCTATTCCAGACCTTTATACATCATTAAAAAACCTTTTTAAAGATACTATTCAAGAAATACTTGAAGCAGAACTTTCAACAGAACTTGGCTACGAAAGATATGACAAAAAAGACAAAGATACTCAAAATTCAAGAAATGGCTATACTCAAAAGACGGTAAAAACTCAATTTGGTGAGATGGAAATTGATATTCCAAGAGACAGACAAGGAGAATTTGAACCCAAAATAGTTCCGAAATACAAAAGAGACATATCAGGAATTGAAGAAAAAGTAATAGCTCTATATGCAAGAGGGATGTCAACAAGAGATATTCATGACCAGATAAAAGACCTGTATGGAATAGAATTATCTGCAGAAATGGTAAGTAAAATAACCGAAAGAATAGTACCAGAAATAAAAGAATGGCAATCAAGGCCATTAGAAAAGATATACACTTTCATATTTATGGATGCCATCCATTACAAAGTAAGAACAGACGGTCATATTATCAATAGAGCAGCTTATGTAGTATTAGGGGTAACGATAGAAGGCATAAAAGATGTATTAGGGATATGGATTGGAGAAAATGAGAGTTCAAGATTCTGGCTTGGAGTATTAAATGAGCTAAAGAACAGAGGAGTAGAAGATGTTTTAGTATTTTCTGTAGATGGATTAACAGGGATAAAAGAAGCAATACAAGCAGCATTTCCAAAATCAGAGATACAAAGATGTATAATACATCAATTAAGGAACTGCTTCAAATATGTGTCATATAAACACCTTAAAGAATTCAGTAAAGATTTTAAAGCAGTATATCAAGCAGCTAATGAAGAAATAGCAAGGGATGAATTTGAGAAATTAAAAAACAAATGGCAGAATCTATATCCTTATGCCATAAAGAGTTGGGAGAATAACTGGGATGTATTAAGTCCATTTTACAAATTCCCTGAAGAAGTAAGGAAAATAATGTATACAACAAACATAATTGAAGGATTCCACAGGCAGTTAAGGAAAGTTACAAAATCAAAAACAATATTTCCATCTGATGAAGCATTAGAAAAAATGCTATACTTAGTAACAATGAATGTATTAAAGAAATGGACAGTGAGGTATAAAAACTGGGATATAGTATTAAACCAATTAATCATAATGTATCCTGGAAGACTTGAAAAATACCTATAG
- a CDS encoding TIGR01906 family membrane protein — protein sequence MLFKMVRKTIDALLIGGMMISLLLAVLLSSLQYVAFNGNFYKEEYEKNDVMSVTGMSIDELMKITKIMQRYLMDKEETLDVSAKINGSMQRMFNDRELAHMKDVKDLFQMGFLTRNISIIVFILIFTYFLFAKSFYKAFDYLLKGTIFIIILLLAFALTVTLNFDNWFTGFHLVFFDNDLWQLNAETDRLIQMFPLEFFQDAVFVIFRNAFFTFIVILAIVYGILKMTKKPVF from the coding sequence ATGTTATTTAAAATGGTGAGGAAAACTATTGATGCCCTCCTTATTGGCGGGATGATGATTTCACTGCTTTTGGCTGTTTTGCTTAGTAGTTTGCAATATGTGGCTTTTAACGGTAATTTTTATAAAGAGGAATACGAAAAAAATGATGTAATGTCTGTAACTGGAATGAGTATCGATGAACTTATGAAAATAACCAAGATAATGCAGAGATATTTAATGGATAAAGAAGAGACTTTAGATGTAAGTGCAAAAATTAATGGCAGTATGCAGAGAATGTTTAATGATAGAGAATTAGCTCATATGAAAGATGTAAAAGATTTGTTTCAAATGGGTTTTTTAACAAGAAATATATCGATAATAGTTTTTATACTCATTTTTACATACTTTCTTTTTGCAAAATCCTTTTATAAAGCCTTCGATTATCTTTTAAAAGGTACAATATTTATAATAATTCTACTGTTGGCTTTTGCGTTGACGGTGACTTTGAATTTTGATAATTGGTTTACTGGTTTTCACCTTGTATTTTTTGACAATGATTTATGGCAATTAAACGCCGAAACAGATAGACTTATACAAATGTTTCCTTTAGAATTTTTTCAAGATGCTGTGTTTGTAATTTTCAGAAATGCTTTTTTTACTTTTATAGTTATACTTGCTATAGTATATGGGATACTAAAAATGACAAAAAAGCCTGTTTTTTAA
- a CDS encoding acyl-CoA dehydratase activase, translated as MKGYMGIDVGSVSTNIAVIDENNRVVDSVYIRTQGQPIKAVQNALREIKNKIGDMVIKGVGTTGSARQLTGLMVGADIVKNEITAHAVAASNVIKDVKTVIEIGGQDSKIIILRDGVVVDFAMNTVCAAGTGSFLDQQAYRLNIPIEQFGDIALQSKSPVRIAGRCSVFAESDMIHKQQMGYALPDIISGLCDALVRNYLNNVGKGKEIKEPIVFQGGVAANKGIKAAFEKALGMKVYVPEHYGVMGAIGAAILAKEAVKEKGYTSFKGFEVSDFKYRAVGFECTACPNRCEVVEFIQGDEVISRWGDKCGRWSNSTSKKVHANTAS; from the coding sequence ATGAAAGGTTACATGGGGATAGACGTAGGTTCTGTTAGTACTAATATTGCAGTAATTGATGAGAATAATAGAGTAGTAGATTCTGTTTACATAAGAACACAGGGTCAACCTATTAAAGCAGTTCAAAATGCTCTTCGCGAGATAAAAAATAAAATAGGAGATATGGTTATTAAAGGAGTAGGCACCACAGGGAGTGCAAGGCAATTGACTGGCTTAATGGTAGGGGCAGACATTGTCAAAAACGAAATTACTGCTCATGCTGTAGCAGCTTCCAATGTAATAAAGGATGTCAAAACGGTAATTGAAATAGGGGGACAAGACTCAAAGATCATAATTTTAAGAGATGGGGTAGTAGTAGATTTTGCAATGAATACAGTCTGTGCAGCAGGTACCGGTTCTTTTCTTGACCAGCAAGCATACCGGTTAAATATTCCCATCGAACAGTTTGGAGACATAGCCTTGCAATCTAAAAGTCCTGTCAGAATTGCGGGTAGATGTAGTGTTTTTGCAGAATCTGACATGATTCATAAGCAGCAGATGGGATATGCTCTTCCAGACATAATAAGTGGCTTGTGTGATGCCCTTGTTAGAAATTATCTAAATAATGTAGGGAAGGGAAAAGAAATAAAAGAGCCAATAGTGTTTCAAGGTGGTGTTGCCGCTAATAAGGGAATAAAGGCAGCATTTGAAAAGGCATTAGGGATGAAAGTATATGTGCCTGAACATTACGGAGTAATGGGAGCCATCGGGGCAGCAATATTGGCAAAAGAAGCAGTAAAAGAAAAAGGATATACTTCCTTTAAAGGCTTTGAAGTAAGTGACTTTAAATATAGAGCGGTAGGTTTTGAGTGTACTGCTTGCCCAAATCGATGCGAAGTCGTAGAGTTCATACAAGGAGATGAGGTAATTTCAAGATGGGGAGATAAGTGCGGCAGATGGTCTAACAGCACTAGCAAGAAAGTCCATGCAAATACAGCTAGTTAA
- a CDS encoding peptide ABC transporter substrate-binding protein has protein sequence MRKVVIFLLTFIFIISVILSGCSGKSAQSTANSTKEKQVLRLNLGEEPPRLDPQTSTDGVSFQVLNAVLEGLVRLGPDEIPQKGSGLAKDWKISEDGLHYTFYLKDNIYWSDGNPITAYDFEYSWKRALDPKTASDYAYIMFPIKNAEKYNAGEVSADEVGVKALDDKTLQVDLEAPTPYFLSLTAFITYLPLEKSFVEKVGDKLATTPDTLVYSGPFILKEWNHEQNIVLVKNDKYWDKNNVKLDEIYMDMVKDMNTIAQNFDTGQYDVITVTGDYVEKYKDKLQIYPNGFTYFLAFNTKNPVFKNANIRKAFGLSLDRKQLTENILKDGSIPAYGFVPYGIPGKNGEFRKEVGDLFKEDVAQAKELLAKGMKELGITTLPKIVLLADDTDVAKRESQAIQEFWRKNLGVNVELQNVPFKIRLQMYSQGQFDVILTRWGADYNDPMTFMDLWVTETSGEPNRVFYSNPEYDRLIAEAKSTNNNEIRMENMKKAEEILMEDMPISPLFFSATAYVQQDYVKGIVRHAVGVDNDWKWTYIEK, from the coding sequence ATGCGAAAAGTTGTAATCTTTTTGTTAACTTTTATTTTTATTATATCTGTTATTTTATCAGGATGCAGTGGTAAATCAGCGCAAAGTACAGCAAATTCAACAAAAGAAAAACAAGTTCTAAGGTTAAATCTCGGTGAAGAGCCACCTCGCTTAGATCCTCAAACCTCAACAGATGGAGTTTCTTTTCAAGTGCTTAATGCAGTATTGGAAGGTTTAGTAAGGCTTGGCCCCGATGAAATACCACAGAAGGGTTCAGGTTTAGCTAAAGATTGGAAAATATCTGAAGATGGTTTACATTACACTTTCTATTTAAAAGACAATATATATTGGAGCGATGGCAATCCCATAACAGCCTATGATTTTGAATATTCTTGGAAAAGGGCATTAGATCCTAAAACAGCATCGGATTATGCCTATATAATGTTTCCAATAAAAAATGCAGAAAAATATAATGCTGGTGAGGTCAGTGCTGATGAAGTAGGAGTAAAAGCATTAGACGACAAGACATTGCAAGTAGATTTAGAAGCTCCTACTCCTTATTTCTTAAGCTTAACGGCTTTTATAACATATCTGCCTTTAGAAAAATCCTTTGTAGAAAAAGTAGGAGATAAATTAGCCACAACTCCTGATACGCTTGTATACAGTGGTCCTTTCATATTAAAAGAATGGAATCATGAGCAAAATATTGTCCTGGTAAAAAATGATAAATACTGGGACAAAAACAATGTTAAATTAGATGAAATTTATATGGATATGGTTAAAGACATGAATACTATAGCCCAAAATTTTGATACAGGTCAATACGATGTAATAACTGTTACAGGTGATTATGTAGAAAAATATAAGGACAAACTTCAAATATATCCTAATGGTTTTACTTACTTTTTAGCATTTAATACAAAAAATCCGGTGTTTAAAAATGCAAATATAAGAAAAGCCTTCGGATTATCCCTCGATAGAAAGCAATTAACAGAAAATATTTTAAAAGATGGCTCTATACCTGCTTATGGATTTGTACCTTATGGCATTCCCGGGAAAAATGGTGAGTTCCGCAAAGAAGTTGGAGATTTATTCAAAGAAGATGTAGCACAGGCAAAAGAATTACTGGCTAAAGGAATGAAAGAATTAGGCATAACTACTTTGCCTAAAATAGTCCTGTTAGCTGATGATACAGATGTAGCTAAAAGAGAATCTCAAGCAATTCAAGAGTTTTGGAGAAAAAATCTAGGTGTAAATGTAGAACTGCAAAATGTTCCATTTAAGATAAGATTGCAAATGTACTCACAAGGACAATTCGATGTAATATTGACAAGATGGGGAGCCGATTACAACGATCCAATGACTTTTATGGACCTGTGGGTCACTGAAACGAGTGGCGAGCCAAATCGGGTTTTTTACTCAAATCCTGAATATGATAGGTTAATTGCAGAAGCAAAAAGTACTAATAATAATGAAATAAGAATGGAAAACATGAAAAAAGCTGAAGAAATTCTGATGGAAGATATGCCAATTTCTCCACTGTTTTTCTCAGCTACTGCTTATGTACAGCAGGATTACGTAAAAGGAATTGTAAGGCATGCAGTTGGCGTGGATAATGATTGGAAATGGACATATATAGAAAAATAA